One part of the Nitrospira sp. genome encodes these proteins:
- a CDS encoding translation initiation factor, translating into MKEKKRIPTDGEPVAWKSPFAGLKEIALPPAPPRENVDPPAAPSATTKNRGRVDIIRQTAHRGGKTVTVITGFVGISQTEKEQLAKDMQKVCGVGGTVKDGRIEIQGDRRDDVARILTQAGFRPVFAGG; encoded by the coding sequence ATGAAGGAAAAGAAACGCATTCCCACCGATGGAGAACCGGTTGCGTGGAAGAGTCCGTTTGCGGGATTGAAGGAGATCGCGCTGCCGCCGGCTCCGCCGCGAGAGAACGTTGATCCGCCTGCGGCGCCATCGGCCACGACAAAGAATCGCGGCCGGGTGGATATCATCAGGCAGACGGCGCATCGCGGCGGCAAGACGGTCACGGTGATCACGGGATTTGTCGGCATCAGTCAGACGGAGAAAGAACAACTGGCGAAGGACATGCAGAAGGTTTGCGGCGTCGGAGGGACGGTGAAGGACGGACGCATCGAGATTCAAGGAGACCGGCGCGACGACGTCGCCCGCATCTTAACGCAGGCGGGGTTCAGGCCGGTGTTTGCCGGCGGCTGA
- a CDS encoding YaeQ family protein, whose amino-acid sequence MAPNATICKAVLHIADVDRQYYEDHSITLARHPSETDERMMVRLLAFARHAHEALSFGRGLSTEDEPALWQKDVTGLIELWIEVGLPDEKTIRRACGRARQVWVYTYGGRAADQWWKDHVAALDRLNNLAIVNLSAEGSRGLTNLAQRNMDLHCTMQDGQVLMGDGTNAAQLDLSMWKESSGVGRER is encoded by the coding sequence ATGGCCCCCAACGCGACGATTTGTAAGGCGGTCCTCCATATTGCCGACGTGGATCGCCAGTATTACGAAGACCACAGTATCACCCTGGCGCGGCATCCGTCGGAAACCGACGAGCGCATGATGGTGCGCCTGCTCGCGTTCGCGCGTCACGCGCATGAAGCCTTGTCGTTCGGCCGGGGATTGAGCACCGAGGATGAGCCGGCGTTGTGGCAGAAAGATGTCACCGGTCTGATCGAGTTATGGATCGAAGTCGGGTTGCCGGACGAAAAGACGATTCGCCGCGCCTGCGGCCGCGCCAGGCAGGTGTGGGTCTACACCTATGGCGGTCGTGCGGCAGATCAATGGTGGAAGGATCACGTCGCGGCGCTCGACCGATTGAACAATCTTGCCATCGTGAATCTTTCTGCGGAGGGAAGCCGCGGACTGACGAATCTGGCGCAGCGGAATATGGATCTGCACTGCACGATGCAAGATGGGCAGGTGTTGATGGGAGACGGGACGAACGCCGCACAGCTGGACTTGTCGATGTGGAAAGAATCGTCGGGCGTAGGGCGTGAAAGGTGA
- a CDS encoding mechanosensitive ion channel — MFVQIPLTLGLWFLLSLVQMSAASTQATSSSPDKAVRSTLETVGVKLDQPTADGSAPDAAATDLQHKRAAAEKELKEITSPQAQRKGAAGQVDGRMAERRSLLQQLVQLYEQHLDALRNLEQMRQRVREAERQEKEWDGFPTPAPYSVLKIDELRDAARSMTLSSQGAQTRLNMTESLTESTQRSLKASQGKARQLSERLEEVQDPAKRETLIGDRDLARLHERVEGARAGMLEAEKQQIQEEVAEARHRMTLLTRQLALAEQDPAFTQQDYDKIKKRLEAEHQSLTDEIERAVAEQSTQRQAVSTGEVALAAADAKHSSSKSTPARPKADRLTQLTESVELKRLQFDNANLHVELLREMLTGLEQERHIWDVRFAIAQDRLSVVEEREANAKIAAAAKQIRGWKEYGNQQLSMVGNHISDVEDRLAEAPSAARAQVFSDKLRLFRHREDLYRRALQRTDSLLGLIDNKQAEFARREQARSVLARMKEWGRASVVMLGNAWHIELFAAEDTIEVDGKNITGRRSVTVGKIVTALAMLIVGYWLAGIMARFAERQAIARLQLDPNVANIIRHWALACLFLLLVIVTLMSVKIPITAFAFLGGALAIGVGFGTQNLLKNVISGLLLLMERPLRVGDVIEVDGIRGMVTTIGLRSSTIRDMNGVETLIPNSNLLEKNLTNWTYSSFRKRYSLRIAVATGSDARQVKEKLRDLAGEHGQILKEPEPYVLMEDFSEQALVFVLHYWIEISPGIDAAMVASDLRFMIERTFAEEKIARK; from the coding sequence ATGTTCGTGCAGATTCCCCTCACGCTTGGCCTGTGGTTCCTGCTCTCGCTGGTGCAGATGTCTGCTGCGTCGACTCAGGCTACGTCTTCGTCTCCCGATAAGGCGGTTCGCTCCACGTTGGAAACGGTCGGGGTCAAGCTCGATCAGCCGACGGCCGACGGATCCGCTCCCGATGCAGCCGCTACGGATCTCCAACACAAACGTGCGGCGGCCGAAAAGGAACTGAAGGAGATCACCTCGCCACAAGCCCAGCGCAAGGGAGCGGCGGGCCAGGTTGATGGGCGCATGGCGGAGCGGCGCTCGTTGCTGCAGCAGTTGGTGCAACTCTATGAGCAACATCTCGATGCGTTGCGGAATCTCGAGCAGATGCGGCAACGGGTACGGGAAGCTGAACGTCAGGAAAAGGAATGGGATGGATTTCCCACGCCAGCGCCCTATTCGGTGTTGAAAATCGATGAGCTGCGTGATGCCGCTCGGTCGATGACCCTCTCGTCACAAGGCGCCCAAACCAGACTCAACATGACCGAAAGCCTGACCGAGAGCACGCAGCGGAGTCTCAAGGCCTCGCAGGGAAAAGCCCGGCAATTGTCGGAGCGTCTCGAAGAGGTCCAGGATCCTGCGAAACGAGAGACGCTCATAGGAGATCGGGACCTCGCACGCTTGCACGAGCGAGTCGAAGGTGCGCGAGCCGGCATGTTGGAAGCGGAGAAACAGCAAATCCAGGAAGAGGTGGCGGAAGCGCGTCACCGCATGACATTACTCACCCGCCAGCTCGCCCTGGCCGAACAGGATCCTGCGTTCACGCAACAGGATTACGACAAAATCAAAAAGCGGTTGGAGGCTGAGCACCAGTCGTTGACGGATGAAATCGAGCGAGCGGTCGCCGAACAGTCGACGCAACGCCAGGCGGTCTCGACTGGAGAAGTCGCACTCGCTGCCGCTGATGCAAAACACTCGTCGTCCAAGAGTACCCCAGCCAGGCCGAAGGCGGACCGCCTGACGCAGCTCACCGAGTCGGTCGAACTGAAGCGTCTGCAATTCGACAATGCCAATCTGCATGTGGAGTTGCTGCGCGAGATGCTGACGGGCCTCGAGCAGGAGCGACATATTTGGGACGTCCGTTTCGCGATTGCCCAGGACAGGCTCTCCGTCGTCGAGGAGCGAGAGGCGAATGCGAAAATTGCCGCGGCCGCCAAACAAATTCGCGGCTGGAAGGAGTATGGGAACCAGCAACTGAGCATGGTGGGCAATCACATCAGCGATGTGGAAGACCGCCTTGCGGAGGCGCCTTCGGCGGCCAGGGCGCAAGTGTTCAGTGACAAGCTTCGTCTCTTTCGTCACCGTGAAGATCTGTACCGGCGCGCGCTTCAGCGAACGGATTCACTATTGGGTTTGATCGACAACAAGCAGGCGGAATTTGCCCGCCGAGAGCAGGCCCGGTCCGTGCTCGCGCGTATGAAGGAATGGGGACGAGCCTCCGTGGTGATGTTGGGGAATGCGTGGCACATAGAGTTATTTGCCGCTGAAGACACCATTGAAGTGGATGGCAAGAATATCACCGGCCGCCGGAGCGTCACGGTCGGGAAGATCGTGACGGCGCTGGCGATGTTGATCGTCGGGTACTGGCTGGCGGGAATCATGGCCCGGTTTGCCGAGCGCCAGGCCATCGCCAGGCTGCAACTCGATCCCAACGTCGCCAACATTATTCGTCACTGGGCCCTGGCCTGTCTTTTCCTCCTTCTTGTGATCGTGACCCTGATGTCGGTGAAAATTCCCATCACCGCCTTCGCGTTTCTCGGAGGCGCCCTGGCCATCGGGGTGGGATTCGGCACGCAAAATTTGCTGAAGAATGTCATCAGCGGGCTGCTGCTGCTCATGGAACGCCCTCTGCGCGTCGGCGATGTGATCGAGGTGGATGGCATCAGAGGGATGGTGACCACCATCGGTCTGCGTTCGTCGACGATCCGGGATATGAACGGCGTGGAAACCTTGATCCCCAACAGCAATCTGCTCGAGAAGAACCTGACGAACTGGACCTATTCCAGCTTTCGCAAACGGTATTCGCTGCGCATTGCGGTGGCGACCGGGTCGGATGCGCGGCAGGTGAAGGAGAAACTTCGCGACTTGGCCGGTGAACACGGTCAAATTCTCAAAGAGCCGGAGCCGTATGTCTTGATGGAAGATTTCAGCGAACAGGCGCTAGTGTTTGTCCTCCACTACTGGATCGAGATCAGTCCCGGTATCGACGCGGCCATGGTCGCCAGTGATCTGCGCTTCATGATTGAACGGACCTTTGCTGAAGAGAAGATCGCGAGAAAGTAA
- a CDS encoding DUF2132 domain-containing protein translates to MVQVPPIHHPRDPLHGITLEKIVTTLVERHGWAELGRRLPVRCFLNNPSVKSSLTFLRKTQWARERVEGMYIAELE, encoded by the coding sequence ATGGTTCAGGTTCCTCCCATTCATCATCCCCGCGATCCGTTACACGGCATTACGCTGGAGAAGATTGTCACCACGCTGGTTGAGCGGCATGGGTGGGCGGAACTCGGTCGTCGTTTGCCGGTGCGTTGCTTTCTGAATAACCCGAGCGTCAAATCGAGCCTCACGTTTCTCCGCAAGACCCAGTGGGCCCGCGAGCGGGTGGAGGGCATGTATATTGCGGAACTGGAGTGA